In the Candidatus Stygibacter australis genome, TCCACTGGTTTGCGATATTGCTGACCATCTCACCGGTGAGTATCTGCTGAGATTGCGAAATGAGTGAAGAATCTTTTTCCATCATCATTTTTACGGTATTAGCTACCTGCTGTTCAAGATTATTTTTCAATCTCCTGAGTTCTTTATTAGATTTTCTCAGTTTTTCTTCTATTTGATACCTGGCAATTGCATAACGTATTGCCTGCACCATACTGTTACCATCAAATTGCCCTTTAACAAGGTAATCCTGAGCACCTTCATTGATAGCCTGCATACCTGTTTCCTGATCATTCAATCCCGTCACAATCAATACCGGCAGATCAATTCTGAGAACTCTGAAGGCTCGATAAGTATCTATACCCCGGGAAGTAATAAGTCCCAGATCCATTATCACTATCGAAAAATCCTGCTCAGTAAAAACATCTCTGGCTTCTTCCAGAGAATAAACTGATGTGAGATCATAATAAAAATTCTCAACATCACTTAAATATGCATCAAGCAATTCAATATCTGCTATATCGTCTTCGATAAGCAATATCTTTACTTTTTCTTGCGAATAATTTTCCATAGCTGCCTATATTTTTGTAGGTAATTTGACCACAGTAAACCAGAAATTTTCAACAGTCTGAACTACTTTTTGAAATTCATCCAATCCAACAGGTTTCTTCACATAACAATTTGCCCCGCTTGTGTAAGTACCCACAATATCTTTATCTGCATCGGAAGTTGTGAGTATTACCACAGGGGTCCGTTTTAATTCAGGGTCATCCTTGATCTCCTGCAAAGTTACTCTGCCATCCTTCCGGGGCATATTTAGATCAAGAAAAATCAGGTCAGGAGTAATAGCATTTTCATACTTTCCGTGTTTGCGAAGATATTCCATGCACTCTACCCCATCCTTAACTGTATTGATGTTAAGTTTGATCTTGGACAATTCAAGTACTTCCAGTGTTAAATCTATATCTCCCTGATCATCATCCACCAGCAATATCTCTATCATAGTAGCATTAGTCATTTTCCCTTCCTTTTCTTTTATCTTCATAGATTTTTATATATGTATCATTTTTTTGTAAAGATATTTCTATTAATTCCCTAGATTCTTGTTCAAAGTAAAATAAAAAGTAGTTCCATCACGGGGTTCTGATTCAAACCAGATCGCCCCTCCGTGTCGTTCCACTATCTTCCTACAGATCGCCAGTCCTATCCCGGTACCTGTATAACTCTCGCGATCATGCAATCTCTGGAAAATCACAAATA is a window encoding:
- a CDS encoding response regulator, whose product is MKIKEKEGKMTNATMIEILLVDDDQGDIDLTLEVLELSKIKLNINTVKDGVECMEYLRKHGKYENAITPDLIFLDLNMPRKDGRVTLQEIKDDPELKRTPVVILTTSDADKDIVGTYTSGANCYVKKPVGLDEFQKVVQTVENFWFTVVKLPTKI